One window of Daphnia carinata strain CSIRO-1 chromosome 7, CSIRO_AGI_Dcar_HiC_V3, whole genome shotgun sequence genomic DNA carries:
- the LOC130695531 gene encoding uncharacterized protein LOC130695531 yields MLMLLLLSIDSVTCRPLPTDDWQRSAGTNGIVPNDTLLPCVESADCVGRVFGSHSEDVSKFGNVPPCISYGWVRCIQHAGPVIDDSAHGQLAPPPKLHYYPKEKHTPIVEPYGTHSQVSPRQDHVKYKTSNRPAQEEHSIEPARYAAVNNQRIEWHNWGLQPNEAGRKQERQFVGAESLAIPAEKRARFNMGVFQFHQTSPPPLVNKQTVENIRGNQPSQWHESPELGGPTERPVEFHHGQQRFEQSPEQLMKAAKFGQQKKEEHGVRTGQNQLTHTVGYEFLDNNLAERQPSRQHNKPEQPVRQFADEREQKRIERPFEHHPQSGQREIADAIQRFIKVAPKPVEVHLREESNGLFQVTPRAEPIQPGERLMSSRPFVELPDVQRKLNEPSQGFDRVSQQLVEPAQQKQSVRRPDMERQGLSQATQRPLEFQSPAKPIVQQPMSFENVQQRPSAKPLHFVKETVVWVTGPPRLPQTTARPSPVERLEQPAAKSSSLIASPEFIEPAKSSLESLLIRFNSAKDTQQADEQLTALLKFFAMPANQPASPDEALTDSSDAAPPFTGKHESNVVPFIAFSEPLPLEPASNALF; encoded by the coding sequence ATGCTGATGCTGTTGCTGCTATCGATCGACTCGGTGACTTGCCGACCTCTCCCTACCGACGACTGGCAACGATCAGCCGGCACAAACGGCATCGTACCCAATGACACTCTGCTGCCTTGCGTCGAATCGGCGGATTGTGTAGGACGCGTATTTGGTTCGCATTCGGAAGACGTTTCGAAATTCGGTAACGTTCCGCCATGCATTTCTTACGGCTGGGTTCGATGCATTCAACATGCTGGCCCTGTTATCGACGATTCTGCTCACGGCCAACTCGCTCCTCCACCTAAACTCCACTATTATCCTAAAGAAAAGCATACGCCAATCGTCGAGCCGTACGGTACGCATTCGCAGGTTTCGCCGCGTCAAGACCACGTCAAATACAAGACGTCCAATCGACCAGCACAAGAAGAACATTCGATTGAACCAGCTCGATATGCAGCAGTCAATAATCAGCGAATCGAATGGCACAACTGGGGCCTTCAGCCAAACGAAGCGGGAAGAAAACAGGAGCGTCAGTTTGTTGGTGCGGAAAGTTTAGCGATACCTGCAGAGAAACGAGCGAGATTCAACATGGGCGTCTTCCAATTTCATCAAACTTCGCCGCCGCCTCTTGTTAATAAGCAGACGGTTGAAAATATCAGGGGTAATCAGCCAAGCCAATGGCATGAATCTCCAGAGCTTGGTGGGCCAACGGAGCGACCTGTCGAATTCCACCATGGCCAGCAGCGATTTGAACAATCACCTGAGCAGCTTATGAAAGCGGCCAAGTTTGGCCagcagaagaaagaagagcacGGCGTGCGCACCGGCCAAAATCAATTGACTCACACAGTTGGCTATGAATTTCTTGATAATAACTTGGCGGAGCGTCAGCCATCGAGGCAACACAACAAACCCGAGCAGCCTGTCCGTCAATTTGCCGACGAGCGTGAGcagaaaagaattgaaaggcCGTTCGAACATCATCCGCAGAGCGGCCAACGAGAAATAGCCGATGCGATTCAACGATTTATTAAGGTAGCTCCAAAGCCTGTTGAAGTCCATTTGCGTGAAGAATCTAATGGGCTCTTTCAAGTGACACCCCGTGCCGAACCAATTCAGCCAGGTGAGCGGCTAATGAGTTCTCGACCGTTTGTGGAGCTACCTGATGTCCAACGAAAATTAAACGAACCTTCACAAGGGTTTGACCGGGTTAGTCAACAGCTTGTCGAACCAGCTCAGCAAAAACAATCTGTCAGACGGCCTGACATGGAAAGGCAGGGCTTGTCTCAAGCCACTCAACGGCCGCTTGAATTTCAATCACCGGCTAAGCCTATTGTCCAGCAGCCAATGTCTTTTGAGAACGTACAACAACGTCCATCTGCAAAGCCTCTGCATTTCGTGAAAGAAACGGTCGTTTGGGTTACGGGTCCTCCACGTCTGCCGCAAACAACTGCACGACCATCACCAGTGGAGAGGCTGGAACAACCGGCTGCCAAGTCGAGTTCATTGATCGCATCACCTGAGTTTATCGAGCCGGCCAAGTCATCTCTGGAGAGCCTCTTGATTCGATTCAATTCGGCTAAGGACACGCAGCAGGCCGACGAACAATTAACGGCTTTGTTAAAATTCTTCGCTATGCCAGCCAATCAACCAGCCAGCCCGGACGAAGCGTTAACCGACTCTTCAGATGCAGCGCCACCTTTCACCGGCAAACACGAATCAAATGTCGTTCCCTTCATCGCCTTCTCCGAACCACTGCCTTTGGAACCGGCTTCCAATGCGTTGTTCTAA